The genomic stretch TTGCTCCTATGCATGCTGTTATTTGTAATTTAATTCCAATTTTCTTTTCGAATACCATGGCTACAATTGTAAAAATCATAACTAGAAGAGATACTTTCTTTTTCCAATTTTCCTTTTGCTTTTTATCATCTTTTTTAAAAGTAGTTTCTGTAGTATTTTCAATTTTATAATTTGGGAGAAGTTTATAACCTATTGTTGAATAAAATAAAATTGCTGTTATAAGCATAGGAAGTCCAACTTTAGCATATTCAAAAAAACTAAATGATAAATTAACTTTTTCTAGTGCACTATTAGCTATCATATTTCCTGGAGCACCAATAAGAGATAGATTTCCTCCAAGAGCAGCAGCAAAGACAAGAGGCATTAAAAGTTTTGAACGAGAAAAGCCAGACTTAGCAGAGATTCCAACAACAACAGGAATTAAAACAGCAGCAGTTCCGGTATTAGAAAGTATGCCAGAAAGACTTCCAACTATTACCATAATAGAAATTATGAGTTGTTTTTCTGTTTTTGCAAATTTTGTTATAAGTCCTCCGATATCACTAGCCATACCAGTTTCAAAAAGCGCACCACCAACAATAAACATTGCTACAAATAGAATTACATTTCCATCAACAAAACCTTGGAAAGTTTCTTTTAAATCTAAAACTCCTGTTAAATTAAGGCCGATGCAAACTATCATAGATGTTAATGATAGAGGAATTTTTTCTGTAACAAACATAATTATAGCAAAAAGTAAAAATAACAAAGTAATTGTGACTTCATTCATGACCATAACCTCCTTATAAATTTCATATAAAAACTCAAATAAAATATTGTATATCGTATACGATATTTACTTTGTGAGCATATAATAAGATAATAATTTTAAATTGTCAAGTTTTTTAAATAATAATAAAAAATTTTTAAATAAAAATAGCTATTTATTGACTAATATTGTGCAAATTTGTTGACAAAAAATATAATAAAATGTTATATTTTTAAAGAGAAAAAATTAGAGGGGGATAAACTTGAGTAAAAAATTAGAAGCTTTTTATACACTACCAGCCCGTATAAAAATAGCATCTGTACTAAGAAAAGCCATTTTTTTAGGAGATTTTAGAAAGGGAGAAGAATTATCTTTAACCGAAATTGCTGCACAATTAAATGTTTCAAGGACACCTGTAAGAGAGGCATTTCAAATGTTAGAAAGCGAAAACTTACTAGAATTGAGGATGAATAAAGGGGCTATAGTTAAAGATATAAACGAAAATTTTTTTAAAGATTACTATGAAGTAAGAATTTTATTGGAAACTAAAGCTATAGAAAAATCTATTCAAAATGGGATAGATGTTAAATATTTAGAAGAAATACATAAGAATTTTAAAGAAAAAATAAATTTTGCTTCTGAAGAAGAGTATAGGGAATATAATCAGAATTTTCACTTTTATATTTGGAAAAATGCAAATAATGAAAAATTATTTTCATTAATACTTAATCTTTGGAATGGTGCTTTCTTTGAAATGATAGGAAAAGGTGATTATATAAAAAAATCAATTGAGGAGCATGAGAATATAATAAAAGCTATTCAAAAAAAAGATATAGTAAAAGCAAAATATTTTGTTGAATCACATCTAATGACTAGCTTAGAGAATATATTAAAGGAAAAATCTAAAGAATCAAAATAACTAAGTTATAGAAAAATACGTCTAAAATATTGAATGTAAAAACTTAATATTTAGATGTATTTTTTATTTATTATAAAATATAAAATTTTTACTAAAAAAGTAAAGTTAAATATTAATCAAAAAAAATTAAAAAATATGATAAAAATTTTATCTAAAATTGTAATAAAAAAGCAATTGTGATATAATTTTACAGAACAGTTATTTTTATTTGAAAATTTTTTATATTTTTAAAAGTATTGAAATATATAATTTTCTTAGATAAATAAAATAAAAAATAAAAAAATGAGATGTACGATAAAAGTATTAAAAAATAAAAAAGAGAAAAAAGTGATAAAATTTTGATATTTTTATTTTATTGTTTAAAATTTTATTATTTCTATGTAAGGTTTGTAAATATTTTAAGAATGTAATAAGAGTTTAAAACTTTAAAAAAAATTTTAATTTTTAGGAGCTAGTTATGAAAATAAAAAAAATAGTGGGCTTTATTTTGTTAATGAAAACATTGACAGTTTTTGCTGATGATATGGACTATTTTAAAAGAATAGATAATCTCTATAAGGAAAGAAATTTTTCTCAAGCTCTTATAG from Fusobacterium russii ATCC 25533 encodes the following:
- a CDS encoding SLC13 family permease → MNEVTITLLFLLFAIIMFVTEKIPLSLTSMIVCIGLNLTGVLDLKETFQGFVDGNVILFVAMFIVGGALFETGMASDIGGLITKFAKTEKQLIISIMVIVGSLSGILSNTGTAAVLIPVVVGISAKSGFSRSKLLMPLVFAAALGGNLSLIGAPGNMIANSALEKVNLSFSFFEYAKVGLPMLITAILFYSTIGYKLLPNYKIENTTETTFKKDDKKQKENWKKKVSLLVMIFTIVAMVFEKKIGIKLQITACIGAIILVLTKVLSEEEAYEAIDTRTIFLFGGSLSLATALLKTGAGAVIADKIITFLGETPSPYVLLIVILIISSVMTNFMSNTATTALLVPIGLSIATRINADPRAVLMAMVIGGSCAYATPIGMPANTMVLGIGNYKFRDYIKAGGPLVIISVIISAILLPIFFPFY
- a CDS encoding GntR family transcriptional regulator — protein: MSKKLEAFYTLPARIKIASVLRKAIFLGDFRKGEELSLTEIAAQLNVSRTPVREAFQMLESENLLELRMNKGAIVKDINENFFKDYYEVRILLETKAIEKSIQNGIDVKYLEEIHKNFKEKINFASEEEYREYNQNFHFYIWKNANNEKLFSLILNLWNGAFFEMIGKGDYIKKSIEEHENIIKAIQKKDIVKAKYFVESHLMTSLENILKEKSKESK